A single genomic interval of Camelina sativa cultivar DH55 chromosome 11, Cs, whole genome shotgun sequence harbors:
- the LOC104724898 gene encoding cyclin-T1-5-like encodes MAGVLAGECSYSESGVSSHSRNSHEKQEEVSRWYFGRKEIEENSPSRLDGIDLKKETYLRKSYCTFLQDLGMRLKVPQVTIATAIIFCHRFFFRQSHAKNDRRTIATVCMFLAGKVEETPRPLKDVIFVSYEIINKKDPGASQKIKQKEVYEQHKELILNGEKIVLSTLGFDLNVHHPYKPLVEAIKKFKVAQNALAQVAWNFVNDGLRTSLCLQFKPHHIAAGAIFLAAKFLKVKLPSDGEKVWWQEFDVTPRQLEDVSNQMLELYEQNRVPASQGSEVESSVGGGSAQRPGSRNAVSTDEHVGSRQTSVRSTHEHSNSDNPGSSSKGVLNQNNDNGVGEAVNVSVDNKEVIERETKESSLHSESHTAAHKDSAREAPHNSRPLVQGPGKDNSEREGGELQDDGAVHKSRNVEAGDVPISQSPKDLKLLRDKVKAKREKAKKLLGERTRKKDLMDEDDLIERELEDVELAVEDEKTKERKVQSRPKVENSDTMGTEHGEILDVKGEVKHTEEGEMVNDVSPMMHSRKRKMGSPPEKQTEGKRRHNSENGEEGHNKTSRGSSHHGDREHRRHSQENNHS; translated from the exons ATGGCTGGAGTACTAGCTGGGGAATGTTCTTACAGTGAGAGTGGAGTTTCATCACACTCAAGGAATTCTCATGAAAAGCAAGAAGAGGTTTCCCGCTGGTATTTTGGAAGGAAAGAAATAGAAGAGAATTCGCCGTCAAGGTTGGATGGTATTGACTTAAAGAAGGAAACATACCTCCGCAAATCTTACTGTACGTTTTTGCAGGACTTGGGCATGAGATTGAAAGT TCCCCAGGTTACAATAGCTACAGCGATAATCTTCTGTCATCGATTCTTCTTTCGCCAGTCACATGCAAAGAACGACAGAAGG ACCATTGCAACTGTATGCATGTTCCTTGCTGGAAAGGTTGAGGAAACTCCACGGCCCTTGAAAGACGTTATTTTTGTCTCCTATGAGATTATAAACAAGAAGGATCCTGGTGCTTCGCAGAAAATCAAGCAAAAG GAAGTATATGAGCAACATAAAGAGCTTATATTAAACGGAGAAAAAATTGTTCTTTCTACTCTAGGCTTTGACCTCAACGTTCATCATCCTTATAAACCCCTTGTAGAGGCAATAAAGAAGTTTAAGGTTGCACAGAATGCTCTTGCCCAAGTTGCATGGAATTTTGTTAATGATGG TCTACGGACATCGCTCTGCCTGCAATTTAAGCCTCACCATATTGCGGCTGGTGCAATATTTCTTGCGGCCAAGTTCCTTAAAGTGAAGTTACCATCAGATGGAGAGAAGGTCTGGTGGCAAGAATTTGATGTCACTCCCCGACAATTGGAGG ATGTTAGCAACCAAATGCTGGAGCTTTATGAGCAAAATCGTGTCCCTGCATCTCAAGGGAGCGAAGTCGAAAGTAGTGTAGGTGGAGGGTCAGCTCAGCGGCCAGGCTCCAGAAATGCAGTTTCCACCGATGAGCATGTTGGTTCTAGGCAAACATCAGTACGTTCAACCCATGAACATTCAAATTCTGATAATCCTGGGAGTTCATCGAAAGGAGTACTGAATCAGAACAATGATAATGGGGTTGGTGAGGCAGTCAACGTCAGTGTCGATAACAAAGAGGtgatagagagagaaacaaaagaaagcagcCTACATTCTGAAAGTCATACAGCCGCCCATAAGGACAGTGCGAGAGAAGCCCCCCATAACTCTAGACCTTTAGTTCAGGGACCTGGGAAAGACAACTCAGAAAGAGAGGGTGGAGAGCTTCAAGATGATGGTGCTGTTCATAAATCTAGAAATGTCGAAGCTGGTGATGTCCCAATCAGCCAATCGCCAAAAGACTTGAAATTGCTTCGAGATAAGGTGAAGGCTAAACGAGAGAAAGCTAAGAAGTTGCTAGGTGAAAGGACAAGGAAAAAGGATTTGATGGATGAGGATGATTTGATTGAAAGAGAACTGGAAGATGTGGAACTAGCTGTTGAGGATGAAAAGACGAAGGAAAGGAAAGTACAGAGCAGACCAAAGGTCGAGAACTCTGATACCATGGGCACAGAACATGGTGAGATTTTAGATGTTAAAGGAGAAGTCAAACATACAGAGGAAGGCGAAATGGTAAACGATGTGTCCCCGATGATGCATagcagaaagagaaaaatgggAAGCCCTCCTGAAAAGCAGACAGAAGGAAAGAGACGCCACAATAGTGAGAATGGTGAAGAAGGCCACAACAAGACGAGCAGAGGTAGTAGTCACCATGGTGATAGAGAGCACAGAAGACACTCACAAGAGAATAACCATTCATAA
- the LOC104724900 gene encoding haloacid dehalogenase-like hydrolase domain-containing protein At3g48420, translating to MIIINGDVFGMNQQNVVAMEIASCSILKLSCTTKTSLLSRYLSERSSHDTGRRNFLSFSNFPGKPQILGTCLRLQRYSSVCLSASREDVNPSEEFAVILEVDGVMIDTWSSNRQAFNVAFQKLGLDCANWPEPVYSDLLRKGAADEEKILLLYFNQIGWPSSLPTSEKASFVKSVLREKKNAMDEFLMSKSLPLKSGVQEFIDNASTERVPVAIVTAYCKSGDKVALSIVEMLGQERLPNVKVIGDNEVEQSMYGQLVLGKGVSSSLEEQLVKEVKKAASAEKQRIAEEVASMLKLSVDINTTSSERLEKIVVALRAAAEHIGLPVKNCILVAGSQPGVSAAKMIGMPCVVMRSSLTARGEFPSAKGVMDGFGGADLTIPKLRNKFKT from the exons ATGATCATTATCAATGGAGACGTTTTTGGTATGAATCAGCAGAACGTAGTAGCCATGGAAATTGCTTCTTGTTCGATTCTTAAACTTTCTTGTACCACAAAGACTTCTCTTCTCAGTCGATACCTGAGCGAGCGATCCTCACACGACACTGGAAGACGcaatttcttgtctttttccaATTTCCCAGGAAAACCCCAGATTCTCGGAACATGCTTGCGATTGCAGAGATACTCTTCGGTTTGCTTATCAGCGAGCCGAGAAGATGTAAACCCTTCTGAAGAATTCGCCGTGATACTTGAAGTTGATGG GGTTATGATTGATACATGGTCCAGTAATCGCCAAGCTTTCAATGTAG CTTTTCAAAAACTTGGGCTTGATTGTGCAAATTGGCCTGAACCAGTTTATTCAGACCTCTTAAG AAAGGGTGCTGCTGATGAAGAGAAAATCTTGCTTTTGTATTTCAACCAA ATTGGTTGGCCTTCGTCATTGCCAACCAGTGAGAAAGCAAGTTTTGTAAAAAGTGTACTGCGAGAAAAG AAAAATGCAATGGATGAGTTTCTAATGTCGAAAAGTTTACCTCTGAAATCTGGAGTCCAAGA ATTTATCGATAATGCATCAACGGAGAGAGTACCTGTTGCTATCGTGACAGCCTACTGCAAGAGTGGTGACAAAGTAGCCCT ATCCATTGTCGAGATGCTTGGCCAAGAAAGACTTCCAAATGTGAAGGTTATTGGAGACAATGAGGTCGAACAGAGTATGTATGGACAACTTGTTCTTGGCAAAGGAGTTTCTTCAAGTCTAGAGGAGCAACTAGTGAAGGAAGTAAAAAAAGCAG CGTCCGCTGAGAAACAGAGGATAGCAGAAGAAGTTGCATCGATGCTAAAGCTCAGTGTTGATATTAACACAACCTCATCTGAGAG ATTGGAAAAGATTGTTGTTGCATTGCGTGCTGCTGCGGAACACATAGGATTACCTGTAAAAAACTGTATACTTGTTGCTGGTAGCCAACCTGGAGTTTCTGCTGCAAAGATGATAGGCATGCCGTGTGTAGTCATGCGAAGCAG TTTAACTGCAAGAGGTGAGTTTCCATCAGCAAAAGGCGTAATGGATGGGTTTGGAGGTGCAGACCTTACAATCCCTAAACTTAGGAACAAATTTAAGACTTGA